From the genome of Chroicocephalus ridibundus chromosome 1, bChrRid1.1, whole genome shotgun sequence, one region includes:
- the LOC134512192 gene encoding neuronal acetylcholine receptor subunit alpha-10-like yields MSQSFGITEDVPPKRNQVLTSYLWVRQAWLDAHLAWDKDAYGGIDSIRIPSSYVWRPDIIILYNDADDGFGGSVETNVVLRSDGHITWDSPAITKSSCKVDVSYLPFDGQRCRLTFGSWTYNGNQIDLRNRLDTGDLTDFVENVEWEALGMPATRNVITYGCCSEPYPDVTYTLLLCRRASFYIFSLLLPCIMVSFLAPLGFYLPADSGEKVSLGVTVLLALTVFQLLVVESTQPSESVPFIGKYYIATMTMIMASTALTIFIMNVHHCGPGPRPVPPWARWLILHHMARLCCVYEVGESCKSPRRVLGRQACREDTGGLGESPMEGEVGAEAGGCPRDCCLCHHDGLLRNMGYVASCCRHHQASQRWTGEWKKVAKVMDRFFMWVFFLMVFLMSVLVLGNAA; encoded by the exons aggaaccaggtcctcacctcctacctgtgggtccgtcaggcctggctggatgcccacctcgcctgggacaaggacgcttacggcggcatcgacagcatccgcatccccagcagctacgtctggcggccggacatcatcatcctctacaacga cgccgacgacggctttggcggctcggtggagaccaacgtggtgctgcgctccgacgggcacatcacgtgggactcgcccgccatcaccaagagctcctgcaaggtggatgtctcctacttgcccttcgacgggcagcggtgccgcctcaccttcggctcctggacctacaatgggaaccagatcgacctccgcaACCGGCTGGACACCGGGGACCTGACGGACTTCGTGGAGAACGTGGAGTGGGAGGCGCTGGGCATG ccgGCCACGAGGAACGTCATCACCTACGGCTGCTGCTCCGAGCCCTACCCTGACGTCACCTACACGCTGCTCCTCTGCCGCCGCGCCTCcttctac atcttcagcctgctcctgccctgcatcatGGTCTCCTTCCTGGCACCCCTTGGCTTCTACCTGCCGGCCGACTCCGGGGAGAAGGTCTCACTGggggtgacagtgctgctggccctcaccgtcttccagctgctggtggtggagagcaCGCAGCCCTCGGAGAGCGTCCCGTTCATCG ggaagtactacatcgccaccatgaccatgatcatggcctccaccgcgctgaccatcttcatcatgaacgtccaccactgcggcccggggccccggcccgtgcccccctgggccaggtggctcatcctccaccacatggcccggctctgctgtgtctacgaggtgggcgagagctgcaagagcccccggcgggtgctgggcaggcaggcatgcagggaggacactggggggctgggggagagccccatggagggggaggtgggtgccgaggcagggggctgtccccgggactgctgcctgtgccaccacgatggcctgctgaggaacatggGCTACGTCGCCAGCTGCTgccggcatcaccaagcctcccagcgctggaccggcgagtggaagaaggtggccaaggtgatggaccgcttcttcatgtgggtcttcttcctcatggtcttcctcatgagtgtgctggtcctgggcaatgctgcatga